A genome region from Crossiella equi includes the following:
- a CDS encoding TetR/AcrR family transcriptional regulator, with protein MAYDSAATRARLLTAAHAEFVEHGLAGARVDRIAKNASANKQAIYAYFGSKESLFDAVLGDRLGVLSDAVPFTAEDLASYAGALFDELTADPALQRLTQWKVLERPEASQQELDAHLAKAQALAEEFECDIEAAMDVLLIVLAAAQAWNLTPPGIRTPIGRDDKARRARHRMAVVAAARATANALLLPEDR; from the coding sequence ATGGCCTACGACTCCGCCGCCACCCGTGCCCGCCTGCTGACCGCGGCGCACGCGGAGTTCGTCGAGCACGGCCTGGCCGGGGCGCGGGTGGACCGCATCGCCAAGAACGCCTCGGCCAACAAGCAGGCCATCTACGCCTACTTCGGCTCCAAGGAGTCGCTCTTCGACGCGGTGCTGGGCGACCGGCTCGGGGTGCTCAGCGACGCGGTGCCCTTCACCGCCGAAGACCTGGCCTCCTACGCGGGCGCGCTCTTCGACGAGCTGACCGCGGACCCGGCCCTGCAGCGCCTGACCCAGTGGAAGGTCCTGGAGCGCCCGGAGGCCTCCCAGCAGGAGCTGGACGCCCACCTCGCCAAGGCCCAGGCCCTGGCCGAGGAGTTCGAGTGCGACATCGAGGCCGCCATGGACGTCCTCCTGATCGTCCTGGCCGCCGCCCAGGCCTGGAACCTCACCCCGCCGGGGATCCGCACCCCCATCGGCCGGGACGACAAGGCACGCCGCGCCCGCCACCGGATGGCCGTGGTCGCCGCGGCCCGGGCCACCGCGAACGCCCTGCTCCTCCCCGAGGACCGCTGA
- a CDS encoding AMP-dependent synthetase/ligase has translation MSAPTPRTLCTAFQSTARVRPDQVALRTPDDSLALTWADYARRVRSIARGLHALGVRRGDSVALMLTNRPEFHLLDCAALHLGATPFSLYNTLATDQITHVLRNAGNRIVVCERQFAARLAAADTDRQVEHVVCVDGQPEGAVSLAELEGLPANDFDFDASWQAVRPEDVATIIYTSGTTGPPKGVELTHANLLAELDAMAGILQAGPDDSVVSYLPDAHIANRWGSHYTGLAHGVQIITLADHRQLVAVLPRVRPTLLGAVPQVWYKLKAGIEAKVAAEPVALKRKLATWALATGAEVARRESDRRPVPPLLRAQHRLADRLVLAALRRRLGLDRVRFAVSGAAAIAPDALAFVLGLGLPVCELWGMSETSGVATINRPGRARLGTVGTVVPGGTELATAEDGELLVRGPLVMRGYRGEPGKTAEAVDAEGWLHTGDIATIDADGYVRIIDRKKELIINSAGKNLSPANIENAVKIACPLVGSVVAVGDDRPYVVALLTLDPDARAALAGDADVRALVEQGIHQGNSTLSRVEQVKKFVILPGTWEPGGEELTPTMKLKRRAIITKYAGEIDGLYA, from the coding sequence ATGTCCGCACCGACACCCCGGACGCTGTGCACCGCCTTCCAGTCCACCGCGCGGGTCCGCCCGGACCAGGTCGCCCTGCGCACCCCCGATGACTCGCTCGCCCTCACCTGGGCCGACTACGCCCGCCGGGTGCGCTCGATCGCGCGCGGCCTGCACGCCCTGGGTGTGCGCCGAGGTGACTCGGTCGCGCTGATGCTGACCAACCGCCCGGAGTTCCACCTCCTCGACTGCGCCGCCCTGCACCTGGGCGCCACGCCGTTCTCCCTCTACAACACCCTCGCCACCGACCAGATCACGCACGTGCTGCGCAACGCGGGCAACCGGATCGTGGTCTGCGAGCGGCAGTTCGCCGCCCGGCTGGCCGCCGCCGACACCGACCGGCAGGTCGAGCACGTGGTCTGCGTGGACGGCCAGCCCGAGGGCGCCGTGTCCCTGGCTGAGCTGGAAGGCCTGCCCGCCAACGACTTCGACTTCGACGCGAGCTGGCAGGCGGTGCGGCCGGAGGACGTGGCCACGATCATCTACACCTCGGGCACCACCGGCCCGCCCAAGGGTGTGGAGCTGACCCACGCGAACCTGCTCGCCGAGCTGGACGCCATGGCGGGCATCCTCCAGGCGGGCCCGGACGACAGCGTGGTCTCCTACCTGCCCGACGCGCACATCGCCAACCGCTGGGGCTCGCACTACACCGGCCTCGCCCACGGCGTCCAGATCATCACCCTGGCCGACCACCGGCAGCTGGTCGCCGTCCTGCCGCGGGTCCGCCCGACCCTGCTCGGCGCGGTCCCCCAGGTCTGGTACAAGCTCAAGGCCGGGATCGAGGCCAAGGTCGCCGCCGAACCCGTTGCCCTGAAACGGAAACTGGCGACCTGGGCACTGGCCACCGGTGCCGAGGTCGCGCGCCGCGAGTCCGACCGGCGGCCGGTGCCACCGCTGCTGCGGGCCCAGCACCGCCTGGCCGACCGCCTCGTGCTGGCCGCGCTGCGGCGGCGGCTGGGCCTGGACCGGGTGCGGTTCGCCGTCTCCGGCGCCGCCGCGATCGCCCCCGACGCGCTGGCCTTCGTCCTGGGCCTGGGCCTGCCGGTGTGCGAGCTGTGGGGCATGTCCGAGACCTCGGGCGTGGCCACGATCAACCGGCCGGGCCGGGCACGGCTGGGCACCGTCGGCACGGTCGTGCCCGGCGGCACCGAGCTGGCCACCGCCGAGGACGGCGAGCTGCTGGTGCGCGGCCCGCTGGTCATGCGCGGCTACCGCGGTGAGCCCGGCAAGACCGCCGAGGCCGTCGACGCCGAGGGCTGGCTGCACACCGGCGACATCGCCACCATCGACGCCGACGGCTACGTGCGGATCATCGACCGCAAGAAGGAACTGATCATCAACTCGGCGGGCAAGAACCTGTCCCCGGCCAACATCGAGAACGCGGTCAAGATCGCCTGCCCGCTGGTGGGCTCGGTCGTGGCCGTCGGCGACGACCGCCCCTACGTCGTCGCCCTGCTCACCCTGGACCCCGACGCCCGCGCCGCCCTGGCCGGGGACGCGGACGTCCGGGCGCTGGTCGAGCAGGGCATCCACCAGGGCAACAGCACGCTCTCCCGGGTCGAGCAGGTCAAGAAGTTCGTGATCCTGCCCGGCACGTGGGAGCCCGGCGGCGAGGAGCTGACGCCCACCATGAAACTCAAGCGCCGGGCCATCATCACCAAGTACGCAGGCGAGATCGACGGCCTCTACGCCTGA